The following proteins come from a genomic window of Parambassis ranga chromosome 4, fParRan2.1, whole genome shotgun sequence:
- the cep135 gene encoding centrosomal protein of 135 kDa isoform X4, with amino-acid sequence MTSSAERKFVNLRKRLDQLGYRQPLGIESLPLVEKLFSDLVHTTESLRNAKLSAGKTEKESRNCDALLEPYRTENARLVRENNELHLEVLKLKEEKDHVTRELKTHIRKLDHETSDLKFLNNQYVHKVRCLEKDSKAKAERIQQLQEKNMQAVVQTPGGKKRSIPFRRQRMQIDELVPPSSTSAYPVLQPDDPYVADLLQLADGRIHELQEDIIKIKLDLETAQEFIEHLNTQVEERDKEIERLKHALHGGRPHDVISLEAQNISNEKLISHLNLQIEYLQETNRTLEEKIEGLQQKKKDVSTEVANLSLKNLELCEELTHIDDLAKRLEMDKERVLETADMELQETKKEIQRQQKIIEDLEDIITKIRMEQSEGDFEKDRLRDQLVEIREQNEKLEGLVNFLEDEKTRLQHKVEKLMASEKDVVLELETMRAKHGVCGRERSPSRLDAFVKSLEEERDYYRQEVERYKRARGAVSPTRSPAKGRSPASKTIRGGVAEPELFHLIKERDELKAALLDFEQHMEDIQNNVKALSNERDHFKTLFKQAQDDLKLARTNDMSAEVSKLQEELKRTEVKIELLSTERDALMDRLKVAQTSALTNRQEEEQRIIDLENAVRTLERERLDLQSQVCLLKESRQTAEEELKVRSTALVHNAEEVAQQRAEANALRLLQEQMEQSLSDTQHRLSVKMNELHVAYDHIEKLEERIGELSQQSSKHKEEVAVLQKSVSALDREKDALQDEVDQKTEKLVALQEELSKKEKTLEDVRLTVTNMDKSLAQLQGALNSREREINSLRRQVDASQDELAGLRRDKEITIRENRRLQDDLATMTRENQAVHVEMEEALHEKDELKLRVHSYISEVSRIEKLMATKEQENRDLLDRFRMAHSEMEERDEKLQQAEGLNNSIRLELLSSDTERRHLRDTVGQQEREIQQHMQALQAYEAQVSSLVRGMSRLEEELHKAQEENASLLSDLASVRELCVKLDTGKELAAHQLTSKSMDLERVTGELEDVQSEAEVLKKQLASERLTVRNLETLLSTNRQKEFQTHLTASERESELKVLRDRLILADSKTAEHAREVSQLRGKVSQLQTEMDILKRQLTSERFERERAVQEMRRQGLSFSSLRSTSPLNISSSPYHISPERSILRTIDRSSDKSADR; translated from the exons ATGACCAGCAGCGCAGAGAGGAAATTCGTCAATTTGCGGAAACGTTTGGATCAGCTGGGCTACCGACAGCCACTGGGAATAGAGTCGCTGCCACTAGTGGAGAAACTTTTCAG TGATCTGGTCCACACAACTGAGAGCCTGCGCAATGCCAAACTGTCAGCAGGGAAGACTGAGAAAGAAAGCAGAAACTGTGATGCTCTTCTGGAGCCTTACAGGACAGAGAATGCCCGTCTGGTCAGAGAGAACAATGAGCTGCACCTTGAGGTCCTGAAgctaaaggaggagaaggatcATGTCACCAGGG AACTCAAAACCCACATCAGAAAGCTGGACCACGAGACCTCTGACCTAAAGTTTTTAAATAATCAGTATGTACACAAGGTCCGTTGCCTGGAGAAGGATAGCAAGGCCAAAGCTGAGCgcatccagcagctgcaggagaagaACATGCAGGCTGTTGTACAGACACCTG GTGGAAAGAAGCGCAGTATTCCTTTCAGGCGGCAGAGGATGCAGATCGATGAACTTGTACCTCCTTCTTCAACATCAGCTTATCCTGTGCTGCAGCCTGATGATCCATATGTAGCCGACCTCCTCCAGCTAGCAGATGGAAG AATTCACGAACTACAGGAAGATATTATCAAAATCAAACTAGACTTGGAAACTGCTCAAGAATTCATAGAACACTTAAACACTCAG gtggaggagagggacaAAGAGATTGAGCGTCTGAAGCATGCACTTCATGGAGGACGGCCTCATGATGTCATCTCCCTTGAAGCCCAGAACATCAGCAATGAGAAACTGATCTCTCATCTTAACCTCCAG ATTGAATACCTGCAGGAAACCAACAGGACCCTGGAAGAGAAGATAGAAGGactgcagcagaagaagaaggatgtCTCAACTGAGGTTGCTAATCTGTCTTTAAAGAACTTGGAACTTTGTGAGGAGCTGACGCACATAGATGACCTCGCAAAGCGGCTGGAAATGGACAAAGAGCGTGTGTTGGAAACTGCTGACATGGAGCTACAAGAAACTAAA AAAGAAattcagaggcagcagaaaatcATCGAAGACTTGGAGGATATTATCACAAAAATAAGAATG GAGCAGTCTGAAGGTGACTTTGAAAAGGACCGTCTTAGAGATCAGCTGGTGGAGATCCGGGAGCAGAATGAGAAGTTGGAGGGTCTGGTGAATTTCCTGGAGGATGAGAAAACCAGACTGCAGCACAAAGTGGAGAAACTGATGGCATCTG agaaagaTGTTGTGCTGGAGTTGGAGACTATGCGTGCTAAACACGGTGTTTGTGGAAGAGAACGCTCTCCATCTCGTCTGGATGCATTTGTCAAGAGTCTAGAGGAAGAGAGGGATTACTATCGCCAAGAGGTGGAGCGCTACAAAAGAGCTAGAGGAGCTGTAAGCCCCACCCGTAGCCCTGCTAAAGGAAGGAGTCCGGCATCCAAAACAATCAGG GGAGGAGTTGCAGAGCCAGAACTGTTTCATCTAATTAAAGAAAGGGACGAGTTGAAGGCTGCTCTGTTGGACTTTGAGCAGCACATGGAGGACATTCAAAACAATGTGAAAGCCCTTAGCAATGAGAGAGACCACTTCAAAACCCTGTTTAAACAA gctcaGGATGACCTAAAGCTGGCCCGAACCAATGACATGTCAGCTGAAGTCTCCaaactgcaggaggagctgaaacgGACAGAAGTAAAAATTGAGTTGCTGTCCACTGAAAGAGATGCGCTCATGGATAGGTTAAAG GTTGCTCAGACCTCAGCTCTCACCAACAGAcaagaagaggagcagaggattATTGACCTGGAGAATGCTGTTAGGACT CTGGAGCGGGAGCGACTGGACCTGCAGTCACAGGTGTGTCTGCTGAAGGAGAgcagacagactgcagaggaggagctgaaggttCGGTCCACTGCTCTGGTTCACAATGCAGAGGAGGTCGCCCAGCAGAGGGCCGAGGCTAATGCTCTGAG gctGCTACAGGAGCAGATGGAGCAGTCGCTGTCTGATACTCAACACAGGCTGTCTGTGAAGATGAACGAGCTGCATGTTGCCTACGACCACATTGAAAAGCTTGAGGAGAGAATTG GGGAGCTGAGTCAGCAGAGCTCAAAGCACAAGGAGGAAGTGGCTGTTCTTCAGAAGTCAGTCTCTGCCCTGGACAGAGAGAAGGACGCTTTGCAGGATGAGGTGGATCAGAAGACTGAAAAGCTGGTCGCTCTCCAGGAAGAACTATCCAAGAAG gaaaaaacacttgAAGATGTGAGACTCACAGTGACAAACATGGACAAGTCGCTAGC GCAGCTTCAAGGAGCATTAAACAGCCGAGAAAGGGAGATAAACAGTCTGAGGAGACAGGTGGATGCATCTCAGGATGAACTGGCTGGACTCAGGAGAGACAAAGAAATCACAATCCGAGAGAACCGGAGGCTGCAAGATGACCTGGCCACAATGACCAGAGAGAACCAG GCTGTGCATGTAGAAATGGAGGAGGCTCTGCATgagaaggatgagctgaagttGAGGGTCCATTCTTACATTTCTGAAGTGTCCAGAATAGAGAAACTGATGGCCACAAAG GAGCAAGAGAACAGGGACCTGCTTGATCGGTTCAGGATGGCCCACTCTGAGATGGAGGAGCGGGACGAGAAGTTGCAGCAGGCTGAAGGACTCAATAACTCCATCCGCCTGGAGCTGCTCTCCTCAGACACTGAGCGCAGACACCTCAGAGATACTGTGggacagcaggagagagaaattcagcag CACATGCAGGCACTGCAGGCTTATGAGGCACAAGTATCCTCACTGGTACGTGGGATGTCTCgactggaggaggagctgcacaaAGCTCAGGAAGAGAATGCCTCTCTGCTCTCAGATCTGGCTTCTGTCAGGGAGCTCTGTGTCAAACTTGACACTGGCAAGGAGCTTGCTGCACATCAGCTCACCTCCAAGAGCATGGACCTTGAGAGG GTCACAGGAGAATTGGAGGATGTTCAATCAGAGGCAGAGGTCCTTAAGAAGCAATTGGCTAGTGAGAGGCTGACTGTGCGTAACCTAGAGACATTACTGTCCACCAATCGACAAAAAGAGTTTCAAACTCATCTCACAGCCAGTGAGAGAGAGTCGGAGCTCAAAGTCCTGCGTGACAGGCTGATCCTGGCTGACAGCAAAAC tGCAGAGCATGCCAGGGAGGTGTCCCAGCTTCGTGGGAAAGTgtctcagctgcagacagagatggaCATTCTGAAAAGACAACTGACCTCTGAGCGCTTTGAACG TGAAAGAGCAGTCCAGGAGATGCGCAGACAGGGTCTGTCATTCTCCTCCCTGAGGAGCACCTCACCCCTCAACATCTCCAGCAGCCCTTATCACATCTCCCCAGAGCGCTCCATCCTCCGTACTATTGACCGCTCCAGTGATAAGTCAGCAGACAGGTGA